AGACACCTAAATTGTCCTACTAAACATACCACACATCAGCCAAAGAACAtaggggaaaataattttaatataaataacagCCTAAAGCAGTAAAAGTTTCACAGCATTGCCTTAGAGATTTCAACTCCTATCAGATCAAAACAgccatatattttctttaaaaaaaaaaaaaaggaaaaatattacagCATGTTTTTGCCATTACATTTCCACAGACTACATATGTCTGATTTCTTAAGTAAAATTATCATCATAACGACATCATTAATTAGCCTAAAAAGCATTTGCATTCATAAGGAATTCAGTGTCCATGCTATTGAGTTTTGACACATCTCCTGTATTTGCCAAGGCCCTTCCAGACTTCAGCTGGTAAAAGTCTCCTCAGCACACTGCTGTCCTCCCTCCTCAGCCCCACCCCTCCCATTTTAAACTGCAGGCTTCCTGAAATTAGTAACTCTTTAAAAATATGACAGACAGAGAAAGACTCTGCAGGCAAATTTACTTCAGTATTGTCTGTTGCTCTTTTGACACCTATGGCAAATTAACAAGCTTGACAGACCACAAATGTTCATAACAACaaagttttaaaaactaaaaacacATTGGGGAGCCCATTTCTAGTATTTTAAACGAAAACTAATAATTGCTAATCCTGCATTAACAGCAATCCACTGCAACACGTTGATGTGAGAAGCCAGAGGACCAATTCCCTTTTTCTCCATTCCTGCACTGTATTATACTGCTAGGAAaaagaacaggttaaaaaaaaaaaaaaaaagaagagggatgCAGGTAGCAGACATAATTACTAGTGATGTTACTTAAGTTCTCTTCTTGAGAAGCATATTTCTGGATAACCAAGATCTACGTTTGTAATGAAAAAATTACAGTCTTCTGTTCTGAAAATGCTTTCAAGCTGTTTTTTCTACAGCcgaagacagaaggaaaagcaaagcactgtTTTATCCCTGTTTGTACCTCATCATTAACAGATGTCACGTAACGTGAAATACTCTAAACCAAAATTTCACTATCTTACCTCTCCTTGATGCAAAGAGATGCTCTCCAGTATTCACGTTCCAGAAACCACCTGTTCCCATGGTCAGTTTAACATCTCCTGGGTGAAAGCAGCACTCTCCAAACATAGCTGACTGCTGGTCAGCTACCTGCCGTAGGTACCAACACAAACAACGCGATGAGTTAGCTACCAGCTACCAATCTACAATGCTGCTGGACTTCAAAATATTGCAAACGCTTCAGAGTTCTGAATACAAATAACCATTCAGAAAGGAACTGAACATTAAGAGAGGACTCATACAATTTCTTAAGTATTTTCAGGCCATTCCAACAGTCTGATTTATCATTAGAATCAAATTACACCAGGTTTGGACATAATGTGAAGGTCTGTAGTATTGCTTGCAATACTGGAAAATGTGTTAcggaaacaaaagaaatattttatgttttggtATTTGACAGGGATAAATAGGGCATTTGCAATCCCAGGAAGCAGAACAGACTAGCTTGGCTTGAATTCCTCTTCCCCCAAATGCAAAGTTGAAGTTTTGATGTCtcaccttcctttttctctgctgcccCTCCCGTACCAAATTATTCCATGCTCACTTTTTCAATAATGATGATGGTTCTTAAATGCATTTACTTATGCTTGTGCCTTGGCCAAACAGTAAATTTACAGATAAATTGAGcctaaaattctttaaaaatagtagGAGAAATTCATGTTAGCTAGATGACATTTTTTCCATGTAGCTCAATTCAAGCAGATTTTTCTGCAAGTCACCACTTTACAAAAACAATGGGGTTTTTCTTATCCAAATCCTAACTACTGAGGCAAGAACATGTTATTCTCCATTTACgtttactgaaaaaagaaatagaagttaCCACAAGTGGATCTGTTAACAAATACTCTCACATTTGTGTAGAGTCTTACTGAAGTCAAGCCAGGATGGAAGCCATTGCACAACTTTATAtagaaaaactgattttaaagcCAGAGAGAGACGTTACCAGAGCTTAGAGCAGAACCAAGCTCTGTTGAGCTCTATGTTCAGTGCTTAATCATTTTGTCATCTAACTTTACTGGACCTCAACCTTTAGAAATCCCTTcctgttcctctctcctcttttccccctAAGGTTGCAAACCGAGTTTTTGGACAAAAATTTAACAACCAATTCTAATGTAGTTAAGTCgtagagaaggaagggagaataCTTACTAAACAAGCAAGTATTAAATCCAAGCTAGAtaaaaagaatatagaaatgaaaagaaatacacagaTTTAAGTATGAAAACATTTTCACTCACCACCGCCATTATTGGAATAGGTACCCCAAATATTTCAGAGTCAGCTGATCCAAAGTTGAAGCTTGAAACAAATATTATGGAGAAACATCATAACACTAAATTGAcctttttgttaaaatgaaatcTAAACATACAAGGCCTGCGTCTGCATCACAGATGAAAGGTAATgccactgatttattttaaagaatgcatTAAAAACTATTGCTTTAAGAAATACTGGTAATAAAGATAAAGTTTTGGATGtagtgttaaaaaaatacatctgcatataaaacaaaatatttttttaatgtgtatttatatattactTTGCCTGTGcagattatgaaatatttttctaaaggcaaCTGATTTAACAAGTAtcatattcttttaaatatgcCTTCATAGTTACCTTGTGTCTTTCACTGGAGGATAAATAGACATTGGAATGGAAAGTAAATTACACAGAGTGGGATTCcaacatttctgaaataatatGGGAAGAGTAAAAGTGTCAGCAACTCTCTCAGAAGCACAATAAATAGCAACATTTTTTCGGAACAGCACATACGGTAAAGGGTTCAAAAACGCCTGTAGCACTGGCATTTGAGTAATCTGTAGCATACACAGAAcctataataaaaaaagagaacaaagtaAGATTTTAGATATCCGAATATTTAAGaacaattttaaacatttttttctttaaacatctcAGTGACTCCCATGAAATATAAACTGAATGTCTATAAGCAAAGTCATAACAATACAACGAACACACAAACTTCACCTGCCACTCCCTATAATGTGTAAACATTAATTACCTTATTTTACCCTCATGAAACCGGCTAGATGAGAGCAGGTACCTTTCACACCATATACCACACCACACTGACTGCATCACTCTCTATCATCATCTACCCAATTGTGTATGCATTAGTCCTCTGGACAGAAACTTGTAATTCTTCCACATTTGTAAcaattctttgttctttctttcacagGTATTTTTCTTCAGTCAAGGCCAATTAGTTTTGGTAGtcctcttttaattttaaatgcttaaaaggTTGATTATATTGAATAATTACTTCCCTTTCTGACTAACCCTCCAGGTAGGCCCAAAGAATAATTAAttcagaagtgggttttttttgaaacagtgAATATATTACCACACTCatcaattaccaaaaaaaaaaaaagcacaaattgtCAAAAAAGTATCTGCATTCTAGGATATATCAATGACAGTCATGAACATCATTACTTCGATTCCGGTacgttttattaatatttaagagGAACTGTAACATTCACCTTTAGTCAATCTATACAATAACCACGTGTCAACTGTTCCAaagcagcaattattttttctggCAGCTTCTTCAGCCTGGgaacaaataaacacacacacacacacacacaaaaaaagcatttacagCTGGGTAAAATAAAGAGGAACACAGTACCTGAatccttttctcattttctttgtgaTAAGTGATAGAACCTTAAGACAGGAAACTTTATAGTCATAATTCTAAGAGTGgtgaataaagaaaatgaagtcCTGCATACtgcacttaaataaaaaattaacagaaacagaagaaataagtgtatttttaaaatatgtgcttGAGAACAAAAAAGGCAGAGCCATTGTTTTTTGGTTTATGTCATCTGTAAAGAGTTCAAGATGTTATTTTCTTTGGgattttattcccttttaaaatgggaaattcaGGTTCCATCTAATTTCTACGAACTGATACTGTGTACAGCTACAGAATTCGGAAAAAGGACATACAAACCTATTCACCCAAAACATGACTGAATACATTATTCTCTGTAATTAAGAGCCATGAATTTTTTAGCTTCTTGGTTTGATAGTCACATATTTTAGATATCAGTGGCTGACAAAACGTGGGAGAACATTCACCTCGCACTGAAAACTCATCAGCTGTATTAACCTTGAATTCTATAATCCGCCAAATTCACACCTCACATTTTCAATAGGTGCAGCCAAGACATGCCAGTAAAGAATTATACTTGACCTCAAGAGTTAGTTTTGTGACAGAAAATACCAGACAAAACTCAAAAGATTTCGGGGTTTCTTTACACAGGGTAGAAATGGATGATAACCATTTTCTCAAAAATCATTTGAAAATTGTCATAGAAAATAAGATGACTCCAGTTTGTAAATACaataggaagaaagaaggaaaatggtaAGGATTAGAGCAAAGAATACAGCAACAAAATAGCTCAGTGCTCATTAGTGCATTAAATTATTCCAGCACAACTTATTTTAACGTGTATTTTCCAATTTACACTACAACAAAAcgcaaaataaaacacagtgttttgtttttcagtatgaTCTTATTTATGAAACTGTCAACACTGGAATAACGCAGAGTGGAAAGATAAGAACACTGGttgaaaagaaatacaactgTCACGCAAAACCAAAGTGCAAACAACTTTAAAACAAAGTACAATTACTAACTGTGTAATTATACGAAGTGAAATAAGGTGATTTCATTATGTTACTCATGCATGAAGAAGAGTTTTTACTACGACACATTTCCAGAATCAGAGGAAAAAGTTGTATAAACATGAGTAGATATTTAGGTAGACACGCTTTGAACATTAACACAGATAAAAGTCTTTCATTTTGGTTCTTCTGAGGAAAAGAACAAGCAAGACAAAACTGAAGCAGTTACAACCAACCTAAGTCACTAGCCATTATTATGATTTAAAgctattattttccctttccagctTACCTCATGGATGTTTTTAAAAACCCATGACAACTTCATAGAAGTTTGTTGTGttgaaaaagtaagaaaacttgGTGCCAAATATCGATCATTCCCAGTCAAGAAATGAagcactgtaaaaataacatGGATTAcctgtttcaaaagaaaacagttactTCATTTTTAATCTCTCCCTTTAAAGGTTTCCAATCAATTATCTTTAAAGGATGACAACAGAGATGAAAGCTGCTGACATGAGATTATATTCAGAAAGCTAAAATTCTGTTAGAGAATCCTTACACAGGATTTCAACAGATAGTCTTCCCACAACAAATACCACAGCAAAGAGCAGCTGCACTGAGCAAGTCTGTTTTCCTGACTTCTGCTGGTAGACTGATAGGAACTGCTCCGCATTATGAACACAGGTCACCTATATGAGCACAATGCACGATGTGTTGACAGCGTTAACATATTTCCAATGAAAGTTCTCCTAGAGTAGACAGGCTCAATCACATTCTACTAGATTAACCAAAATTTAATCGTTAATCAAGTTTCCATTCACAAAAGATCACAGTGGCAAACCCAAGAATTCAACTTCTTACTGTGAGCGTGCTAGTTAGTTTCCACTTAGAGGAAAAGTAACTTCAGTTTTTCCACTTAGAGCAAATCTTTTCTAAAGTTATGAAGCACAAGCCATGAGCAGCATAAAATGTACCTTCTATAGATAATCTGAGCAAagagcacattaaaaaaacaaaacacaccaacaaaaaaaaaccccaaaccactgccAACCAAGAACTACCTATCCAATAATTATGCTCTAGCAGTGTTAACGTGCAATATTTAACACAACAAAGGGACTAAAGAGTAAGAAAATGAGTGCTAGACCTACAGATATCTTTCCCCATAATTAGTTACCTTTAGGCTCTTagtactgcattttttttggtaCTATCTTCCATGCTAATCTTGCTCAGTTAAATGTTTTTAGGCCATAGCACATCATATTAACATGTTAACAGGAAACTTGCAATATTGCATATATTGCCCTtacttttcataaaaatgaaatggttCTAGTATGTCCACACAGTATCTAGCTTAGCACAATTTTACCTTCAGCAGAAGGGACTTATTCCAGGAATTCACAAGTTCAGCACTTCTTAAGTCTTGCCAACttatgaaattatgaaaaggTTTCCCTGTCCTCctgaaaaacagtatttgaacATCGCCATTTAAAACAACAGGACATACAGTGCCCCAAAAATCCAACATCATTCAGCATTTCCAATCAGGACACTTAACACTAGGTCAATTCCTAAAACAAGTGCATGTCCTCTGGAGGATTTGAGGAATTAGTAATAGGCATGCAGACATTTTGAGTATGAGACTTCTtaccagaattaaaaaatacGTATGTATTCATCTCTTCCAAAGTATtaagaacaaaccaaaaaggaCGTACACTTAAAACTGTTCTAAACTGCTGTAAGGTGTGGCTGTGCAAACACAAGAGAACACGAGTAACTGACATTTGTTGCTTTCAGGTGGTGACTTGACATTTCTACATTCTTCCATGCAGTTTATGAATACAAATTCATTTTAAACTACACACAATATACATACTTGTGCCATGTAATGAAAGTTGCTCTCTGTGTTGAGATGCCAAGACCAGCAATTTGCCTCATGTGaagtcccgcagctgaaaatcaaaaacaaaccataccaaaaaaagcatttattagaagaaacaaaaaaaattacaacttttCCAATATAACTATAAAACCTATGGAATACTtaggaaattaataatttaagaGACTATAAATCTCTACAGACTGGCCAACTAAGTGGCTAGAACAGTGAAACATTACAGAACTGTATTCTACAAAAACATTTGTGTCACACTGGCTCTTTACACCTTCTGAAAAGCCTGTTGATACTTCGACAATCTCAGAGACAGGCAGGCAGGTTACGTATGCCTATATAAACAATTAAAATGTGCATTTCACATGGAAGAATGTGAAGGaaagcacaaacagaaaaagcatcttTATAAAATTATGGAAAGAAAttccccaaagaaacaaaactataTTGATTCTATAGGCAGTAAAGAGATTAATGTCAATATGCCATGATTTTTTACATCACTTTGATGATATGTCTCACcttaaaaattatattccttAATCAATCTTTCAAAATTCACAAGACCAAATCTGCTTAAACTATGTATCGCTGAATACAAAGTATACTTCAAATTCAGAAGTATGAAGATGTAAATTTGGGTATGCACCAATTTTGGTGTTAAACTTTACCTTCAAATAACTGTTACAGTCTTAATACATGTAACggtaaataattaaatacatcCACAGctattttcaaagcagctctgtTCAGCTTCCCAAATACTGCCACACATGCTTCCAGAAGcaaaattatgtgaaaaaaacATACATTAAGAAATGCCACTTAAACGCCAGCCTATTATTTTGTCCAAAGTACTGCTACTCTGAAGGGCGCTCAATCCCACTACTTGACCAAATCACAGGTTAAGTAGGTCCTGCTCATGCATGTTCTTATGTTAACTTTCATGAGCAAAGTCACTCATTTGCGTAAGCATATACTGCAGACTTTATGACCGACAGCCTCTGAGTGACAATTACAGAAGGGGTTTCACAGAGAAAGGGCATGTCTTGCTCTGCTGACCTCTCCACGTGCTTCCGCACCTTCCCTTGCACTGGTCTTTGCATTCATACAGGCAGTGGTATCAAGGCCCTTAATCACCTGAAAATTAAATCAGTGCTTTCGCAAGGCTACCTGCTCCAACCGCCTGCACAAGTGCTGATGGGAGCAGGAGCGTATGGGAGGAGGACCTGAGAGCAAGTGGCTTGAGAAcagcagtgtttctttttcagtagcaGCTAGGTCTAAACTGAAGGCAAAGCCAGACCAGTACTACAGCAGCTCACTACAGATTAGTGGCATGCGTTACTCCTCCCCATCTCCACAACCTGCGTGCTCCCACCACTTTCCCTGTGTCAACTGCCATGCTTTCTAGGGCCCTACGTGAGTAGAGCTAACTTccattaaacagaaaaaagtagaacacaaacacagacatttttcaGCTAAGCTGTCTCCTGGAAGGCTTGAACCAGTaccagagggagagggagggctgggaCCATGCAGCCAGATGCAGGTTCCACCTTTAGGTAGTACCGAACTACATCAGCTCATGCACTCGTGCACAAACTCACAAGTTTTAGCTCCACAAGCCCTGTAAACTGAAGTGCTCCTAtgccttctttctgctttcagcaAGTCATTCCTGCCCCGGTACCACACCCTCTCTTGCGCTGGCACAAATATTCGTGAAGCTCTGCTGGCACAAACAACTGCACAGGGACTTGACTCAGGAGACTGCTCTGGACTTGAAACAACCCTGTAAAAAGGAGGGTGGGACTGCTGCTTGTGACAGCAGTGTGGGCTTATGCTCACTTACGTTACACAGGCACTTAAAAACAACTTGCTGACAGCACACACAGCTTGGCCACAAAAAAAAGCTTCCCCTTTTAAAACTAGCTGAAAAATCTTGCTTCCTGATTTGCCCCACAGAATGGGAGTGGAGGAAACTAGCAAAGTCTTTAGGGGTTGAGGTGGCATCGCTATTCTTGTGATAGAAAAATTGTGGTTGCTGAGAAAACAGACCAAGAGACCAAAATAATCATCTGCAGCTTACACCTGGTAATGGTTACTTTCCCTGTCCCCTGGGCTGCCTTCCAAAGGAAGGGACAAGAGCAGTTTTGCCTTGAGCCAGGCTCGGAGGCAGAGCAACACTTGGAGACCAAACTGCAAGAGGAGCTGAACAGGAGGAGCTGAATGAAAGAGTATGATGCACACACACGACAAGGAGGCTGGGGCACTGCAAGAAAGCGACCTGGGGTGCAGCTGGCAGGTCCATGGCATCAGTGTGCCATAGAAGGTGATCCATACTGGATCTGGAGCTGGTATAATGGGAAAGCTGTGGGTGTTGTAGAGAGTAAGCACGTGGCTAGAGCAGCatccagaaaaggaggaaaaaaaaaacatcagaagtTTGGCAGAAAAGGGAGTTGTGTTTTAGTGCATGGAATAGCAGGAAATTTTAGGCTAAAGTACAAGTAGAGAAGAACTATAATACAGAAATCATATGGTAAGAACTGTTTGTAGTTTGAATGGGGAAAGTGGGAAGGTCAGGTTGTAATCAAGAGAGTGCAACTATGCAGCATCCTAACTTCGTTCTCTCATAGACTTACATCCATGCACACACAAAGCGGCAGTAGAATAGCAGGGAAACAGAGGAGGAAACAAGCCTACTCTCTGTTTGTACACAGAGGCATCTGGAGGAAGGAAGACATACACTAGGGAAGGATACATGTACACAAAGCCGGAGCAACAAGGAGCTGTCACCAACATGTAAATCAACTATGAACACTGCTTCTGGTTCTACTTCAATCCTCAGCTGGCCCCACAAAAAAAAGGGATTTACATAATGATCAAATAGGCCTTAAAGTATGCTGTAAACCTGTGCTGTTATGAATTTTcaatacttctttttaaataaacaaaaataacctTATTACCTAATTAACTAACTTTACTAATTTTGATGAATAATCTATTACTTTTTCAAACTTTATAAGCCATTACCTTGTACAGCCTCTTTTATTACACCAACAAACTGACTCCACAGCACTTCAGGATCTAATTCAACCCAGCCAGGACGAGGATAAAGCGATTCCACCTGTTAATGGAAGATACACAGCATCATTATGATTCCTAGTTCACAGAAACGTGCATTCTTGTGAAAGTTTATGCAAATAAGTTcgggtttgccttttttttttttgttcttaattttctgAATGTACTGCAACAGACAAAACAACAGTGTTCGTCACTTTTAGAACATAGTTGAAAGCGGGTGTGTGATCTCTAGAAGGCTTCCTCAGTTCAGAGAGAATAAAGAAGCCCAAACCCCAAGGAACAGGGAAACCCATAAACCCCCTCTGAGGCTCCAAACTGGaacccaggtttcccagagagccTTTTGGCTGCACTGCTAAACTCGGACACTGATGCCCCCGAGCAGCTCAccggcagcacagcacagcaaacCTGGGAGCATCTGCCAGCCGGGTGCCCAGTGAAGGGTCAGCTCCACTGAGGGGAACATCCCCCTCCGCCTCTGAAAACCCACCAGGTGTCTTACACTTCCCCTCACCGCAATCTTTTCACTGCAACAGCtaacaacaaaaaagttaattCTGGAGATTGTCTTGATCCCAAAATCAAGAGCCATAGAAACCAAAAGCAGCCTGAAACTCACATTCCAAagttatcattatttttttttcttttacacagcGCATAATGGGACGTGTGTAAATGCAAGCCCTACTCAAGCCTCCGCTATGCCCTAGCTAACAAAAGTCGTTTTCTTCGGAGAGGGATTAGTCAGGGAGCGACTTACGCCAAGGTAACAGGGCCCACCGGGCGGCAGCAAACGCCGAGAGGCGAATGGGGAGCACAATGGCGGTGTCCCCGCGGGGCTCACCGCCGGCCTGGGGGGCTCGTTTCACCCCGGCCGCTCGGGGGGCCCTGGGGAAGCCGCCGCCCCCCACGGCTCAGGGGGTGCCCAGGCGCCGAGAAAAGCCCGGGTGAGCCCCGACCCGCCGCCCGCTGGGACCCGCACGGCTCCGGGACCCGCGGGTCGAAACCGCCCGGCGCTCGGGGGAGCGCGGGCACGCCCGGCCCCGGCTCGACAGCGCCCTGAGGCGAACGCCACCTCAGGCTGCCCCTCGCCCGCCCGGTCCCGGCGAGGCCGCCGCCCTCCGCGGACTCACCTTCCTACAGCTGGAGCCTCTGACCGCGGCCGCCCAGTCGTAGACGTGGCACTTCACCACCGTGCTGCCCACGTCCACCCCCACCACGTACCGCCCGGGGGCCGCGCTACCGCCGCTCTCCTGCTGCCCGCACGGCATCGCGGAgtgcggcggggcggccgccgcccgccaGAAAAccaccgccccgccgcggggTGGGCGCCCGGCCGGCCTATGGgcgcggggagcgcggcggccgggggcgggccTCGGCACCGCCTCCACAGGCCGCGGCCTGGCAGCGCGGCAGCAGCTGCGGCCGCGGGGCGGAGAGGGCGACGGGCGGGCGGCCCCTGGGCCTGGTGGGGCCGGTGGCACCTGCGGCCTCACGGAGGAGAAAGAGGGGGGGGCGGGTTTCCCGGCAGCGACGGCGCCTGCTGAGGGCCCTCAGGGCAAAACCACCGAACCAAAACTTATTTACTCTGTGCAGTTTCTATATAACTTTAGCGAATACTCGTAAAAGGCTTTTAAACACCAAAACGTTAAAGCGTTTCTACAAGACAGAACTGGAATGTTTGTCACAGTACCAGTGCTGCCTCAGAGCCACCATCCCACCGAAAGCCCGTTCTCCATCCAGCCGTACCGCACAAGAGTCTTGAGCCGCGTGGGTCTGGGAACAACCAACATCGAGTGTGGTTTGCTGACAGCATATCACAGGAAATGTGCCTTAAGAACCTCACGCAGCATATATTGAGGCAACAAATGAATCAGATCCTTTCAAAACTCTCGCACTTGATCCCAAACGCAACATCCCCATTACTCCCACTATTCGCTGTATTTACTCACTGTCATACATATTACACATGACTAGCAAAAGCGCTGCTGATGGAGGCTGCTGAATATACTGAATATCTTGAATCCCAGGGATGAAAAGAGGTCTGAGTGGAGGTACAAGGGACAAGAACACATAACACGAATTAAATCAAAGCTGTAATCAAACTGTCCCCTAGTTGAAAGTCCAGGATTTGACACTGAAAAGTAGCGAGTGTCAGTGAACAAATTACAGGTAATTATAAGAAATCTTCATCTGCAGCAATTCTCTTGTGCCATCATTCTCCTTCAGAGAGGGAGCCACGATTAAAATTACTGTTGGAACAGAGTTAgtgacagccctgtccccatatCGCCCTTAGATGGGGTGGTGGTTTTTAAACAGGAATGACCAGAAACACTCTTAAGTTAAGCAGTAAGTTTTGGGATGCTCATCCCCAAACTACTATCAGTAGAATCTCATTTTAACCCCGATTTAATTAGAAGAATTTGTCAATTCGTTTTAACTCCTCATTTAATtagagcaggaaaagcaaaagatacAGAGAGAGTATTTTCCCCTTGCACTTCTGTTTGTCC
The sequence above is a segment of the Larus michahellis chromosome 6, bLarMic1.1, whole genome shotgun sequence genome. Coding sequences within it:
- the GK5 gene encoding glycerol kinase 5 isoform X2, encoding MRQIAGLGISTQRATFITWHKRTGKPFHNFISWQDLRSAELVNSWNKSLLLKVIHVIFTVLHFLTGNDRYLAPSFLTFSTQQTSMKLSWVFKNIHEAEEAARKNNCCFGTVDTWLLYRLTKGSVYATDYSNASATGVFEPFTKCWNPTLCNLLSIPMSIYPPVKDTSFNFGSADSEIFGVPIPIMAVVADQQSAMFGECCFHPGDVKLTMGTGGFWNVNTGEHLFASRRGLYPLIGWKIGEEVVYLTEGCMSDIGTAIRWAQDINLFTNVDETEKMARSIVDSQGVCFVPGFQISVNDPYLCASFMGLKPSTTRNHLVRAILESVAFRNKQLYDIIVKTVRLPLQTIRADGGVSNNSFVMQMTSDLINKKIEKPANADMSSLGAAFLAGLASGFWTDKEQLKKLRRIEAVFEPQKDSEEYKPAMGIWLQAMKRSLHW
- the GK5 gene encoding glycerol kinase 5 isoform X3; the encoded protein is MPCGQQESGGSAAPGRYVVGVDVGSTVVKCHVYDWAAAVRGSSCRKVESLYPRPGWVELDPEVLWSQFVGVIKEAVQAAGLHMRQIAGLGISTQRATFITWHKRTGKPFHNFISWQDLRSAELVNSWNKSLLLKVIHVIFTVLHFLTGNDRYLAPSFLTFSTQQTSMKLSWVFKNIHEAEEAARKNNCCFGTVDTWLLYRLTKGSVYATDYSNASATGVFEPFTKCWNPTLCNLLSIPMSIYPPVKDTSFNFGSADSEIFGVPIPIMAVVADQQSAMFGECCFHPGDVKLTMGTGGFWNVNTGEHLFASRRGLYPLIGWKIGEEVVYLTEGCMSDIGTAIRWAQDINLFTNVDETEKMARSIVDSQGVCFVPGFQISVNDPYLCASFMGLKPSTTRNHLVRAILESVAFRNKQLYDIIVKTVRLPLQTIRADGGVSNNSFVMQMTSDLINKKIEKPANADMSSLGAAFLAGLASGFWTDKEQLKKLRRIEAVFEPQKDSEEYKPAMGIWLQAMKRSLHW
- the GK5 gene encoding glycerol kinase 5 isoform X1, which translates into the protein MPCGQQESGGSAAPGRYVVGVDVGSTVVKCHVYDWAAAVRGSSCRKVESLYPRPGWVELDPEVLWSQFVGVIKEAVQAAGLHMRQIAGLGISTQRATFITWHKRTGKPFHNFISWQDLRSAELVNSWNKSLLLKVIHVIFTVLHFLTGNDRYLAPSFLTFSTQQTSMKLSWVFKNIHEAEEAARKNNCCFGTVDTWLLYRLTKGSVYATDYSNASATGVFEPFTKCWNPTLCNLLSIPMSIYPPVKDTSFNFGSADSEIFGVPIPIMAVVADQQSAMFGECCFHPGDVKLTMGTGGFWNVNTGEHLFASRRGLYPLIGWKIGEEVVYLTEGCMSDIGTAIRWAQDINLFTNVDETEKMARSIVDSQGVCFVPGFQISVNDPYLCASFMGLKPSTTRNHLVRAILESVAFRNKQLYDIIVKTVRLPLQTIRADGGVSNNSFVMQMTSDLINKKIEKPANADMSSLGAAFLAGLASGAYHTPVHFSYWRRKR